A part of Aegilops tauschii subsp. strangulata cultivar AL8/78 chromosome 2, Aet v6.0, whole genome shotgun sequence genomic DNA contains:
- the LOC109744464 gene encoding purple acid phosphatase 22 has protein sequence MEPNRTTMRFVVLLVVGTLIVSGAAEYVRPPPGRAILTEHDKPASHPQQVHLSVVGANHMRVSWITDAKHGHSVVEYGRASGNYTTSATGEHTSYRYYLYSSGKIHHVTIGPLDPDTVYYYRCGTVGDEFTLKTPPAALPIELALAGDLGQTEWTASTLAHVSKNDYDMLLVPGDLAYADTQQPLWDTFGRFVQEHASRRPWMVTEGNHEVEAGMALPGSPGPFVAYTARWRMPHEESGSTSALYYSFDAAGGAVHVVMLGSYAAFNSTSEQYGWLARDLARVDRRATPWLVVLLHAPWYNTNAAHAGEGEAMRKAMERLLYEARVDVVFSGHVHAYERFTRVYDNEANPCGPVHITIGDGGNREGLAFDFQKNHKLARLSLMREASFGHGRLSVVNATAARWAWHRNDDADSTVRDELWLESLAANGSCRRTQPFADYWSDEL, from the exons ATGGAGCCAAACAGGACAACGATGCGTTTCGTCGTACTCCTGGTAGTCGGCACGCTGATCGTCTCAGGCGCCGCCGAGTATGTCCGGCCTCCGCCGGGCCGTGCCATCTTGACGGAGCACGATAAACCCGCCTCCCACCCTCAACAG GTCCACCTATCGGTTGTCGGGGCGAACCATATGAGAGTTTCATGGATCACGGACGCCAAGCACGGGCACTCGGTGGTGGAGTACGGCAGGGCCTCCGGGAACTACACCACGTCGGCTACCGGCGAGCACACCTCGTACCGCTACTACCTCTACTCCTCCGGCAAGATCCACCACGTCACGATCGGACCTCTGGATCCTGACACCGTGTACTACTACCGGTGCGGCACGGTCGGCGACGAGTTCACCCTCAAGACACCGCCCGCCGCTCTCCCCATCGAGCTCGCGCTCGCAG GGGACCTTGGGCAGACCGAATGGACGGCGTCGACGCTGGCCCACGTCAGCAAGAACGACTACGACATGCTGCTGGTGCCAGGCGACCTCGCCTACGCCGACACCCAGCAGCCGCTGTGGGACACGTTCGGGCGGTTCGTGCAGGAGCACGCGAGCCGGCGGCCGTGGATGGTCACCGAGGGGAACCACGAGGTGGAGGCCGGGATGGCGCTCCCGGGCTCGCCCGGCCCGTTCGTCGCCTACACCGCGCGGTGGCGCATGCCACACGAGGAGAGCGGGTCGACGTCCGCGCTCTACTACTCCTTCGACGCGGCCGGGGGCGCCGTCCACGTCGTCATGCTCGGCTCGTACGCCGCCTTCAACTCGACCTCGGAGCAGTACGGGTGGCTGGCGCGCGACCTCGCCCGGGTCGACCGGCGCGCCACCCCGTGGCTCGTCGTGCTGCTGCACGCCCCGTGGTACAACACCAACGCGGCGCACGCCGGCGAGGGGGAGGCCATGAGGAAGGCCATGGAGCGCCTGCTCTACGAGGCCCGCGTCGACGTCGTCTTCTCCGGCCACGTCCACGCCTACGAACGCTTC ACAAGGGTCTATGACAACGAGGCGAACCCGTGTGGGCCGGTGCACATCACAATCGGCGACGGCGGGAACAGAGAAGGGCTTGCATTCGA TTTTCAGAAGAATCATAAGCTGGCTCGGCTCTCGTTGATGAGGGAGGCGAGCTTCGGGCATGGCCGGTTGAGCGTGGTGAACGCGACCGCGGCGCGCTGGGCATGGCACCGCAACGACGACGCCGACTCCACCGTCCGCGACGAGCTCTGGCTGGAGAGCCTGGCCGCCAACGGCTCGTGCCGACGGACCCAACCCTTCGCTGATTATTGGAGCGATGAGTTGTAG